The Iamia majanohamensis genome window below encodes:
- a CDS encoding Dyp-type peroxidase has protein sequence MIDPTEVQSLVLHPHAAARLDLAFLHCPTRQDLVRLLGTAAATVTPAAQARSDRPSVNLGVTGAGIDLLDVGRRARAALPAAFLDGMRLAATRNGDVGPSAPETWVPPFAPGDPPVHAVVLAVGPRPGVPAADAPDWGGLAGSVDHLSTSAARWTGTSRPGGVEPFGFRDGISSPTIEGSGRPVRPGAGVWDGEALRWRAVRAGEALLGHVDESGAVAGHPDAAHLERDGSYLVVRRLEQDVEGFRGACASWAEGVEGLDADDVADRIVGRRRDGTVLGQRPGEEPANDFLYRDGGPQGRAVPPSSHIRRSHPRDDVEHADRIVPRHQLFRRGIPYADEADGTEGLLFLALCADLRRQFELVQSHWLQDGNRFGLGAETDPLTGQCPVGGGPRPASITGADGGRVRTPSLPSFVTTRGGEYVLLPSRTALRTMAARGPRP, from the coding sequence GTGATCGACCCCACCGAGGTCCAGAGCCTCGTGCTCCACCCCCACGCCGCGGCGCGCCTCGACCTCGCCTTCCTCCACTGCCCCACCCGGCAGGACCTGGTGCGGCTCCTGGGCACCGCGGCCGCCACCGTGACCCCGGCGGCCCAGGCCCGTTCGGACCGACCGTCGGTGAACCTCGGCGTCACCGGTGCCGGCATCGACCTGCTCGACGTCGGCCGCCGGGCGCGGGCGGCGCTGCCCGCCGCCTTCCTCGACGGGATGCGGCTGGCCGCCACCCGCAACGGCGACGTCGGCCCCAGCGCCCCGGAGACGTGGGTCCCGCCCTTCGCCCCGGGCGACCCCCCGGTCCACGCCGTGGTCCTCGCCGTCGGTCCCCGCCCGGGGGTCCCCGCCGCCGACGCGCCGGACTGGGGCGGCCTGGCCGGCTCGGTCGACCACCTGTCGACCTCCGCGGCGCGCTGGACCGGCACGAGCCGTCCCGGCGGCGTCGAGCCCTTCGGCTTCCGCGACGGCATCAGCTCGCCGACCATCGAGGGCTCGGGCCGCCCCGTCCGACCGGGCGCCGGCGTCTGGGACGGCGAGGCCCTGCGGTGGCGCGCGGTGCGGGCCGGCGAGGCGCTCCTCGGCCACGTCGACGAGAGCGGGGCGGTGGCCGGGCACCCCGACGCCGCCCACCTCGAGCGCGACGGCAGCTACCTGGTGGTCCGTCGACTCGAGCAGGACGTCGAGGGCTTCCGGGGCGCGTGCGCGTCGTGGGCCGAGGGGGTCGAGGGCCTCGACGCCGACGACGTCGCGGACCGCATCGTGGGGCGCCGGCGCGACGGGACCGTGCTCGGGCAGCGGCCCGGCGAGGAGCCCGCCAACGACTTCCTGTACCGCGACGGCGGACCCCAGGGCCGGGCGGTGCCACCGTCGAGCCACATCCGCCGCTCCCACCCCCGCGACGACGTCGAGCACGCGGACCGCATCGTCCCCCGCCACCAGCTCTTCCGGCGGGGCATCCCCTACGCCGACGAGGCCGACGGCACCGAGGGGCTCCTGTTCCTCGCCCTGTGCGCGGACCTGCGGCGCCAGTTCGAGCTCGTCCAGTCGCACTGGCTCCAGGACGGCAACCGCTTCGGCCTGGGCGCCGAGACCGACCCGCTCACCGGCCAGTGCCCGGTCGGCGGCGGGCCCCGTCCGGCCAGCATCACCGGCGCCGACGGCGGCCGGGTCCGCACCCCCTCCCTGCCGAGCTTCGTCACCACCCGGGGCGGGGAGTACGTCCTGCTCCCCAGCCGCACCGCGCTGCGGACCATGGCGGCGCGGGGGCCCCGGCCGTGA
- a CDS encoding phosphatase PAP2 family protein: MLATATVVALGDGVHAGEEPVFAATNGLPRAAGLPLVAVMPLGASVGALALAAIALVARRLRLAVALAGAWALGRAASTVLKAVVDRPRPTLLLDDVARRQAQPFDQAFPSAHTTIAVALAVVVGGALPRWRVPVVVLAVAVAAARMYVGVHLPLDLVGGAALGLLAGIGVAAALDRWWPVPPSDPTPGDHDAREAGSEPG; encoded by the coding sequence GTGCTCGCCACCGCCACCGTCGTCGCCCTCGGCGACGGGGTCCACGCCGGCGAGGAGCCGGTGTTCGCCGCGACCAACGGCCTGCCCCGCGCCGCCGGGCTCCCCCTGGTCGCGGTCATGCCCCTCGGCGCCAGCGTGGGGGCCCTGGCGCTGGCGGCGATCGCCCTCGTCGCCCGCCGCCTCCGCCTGGCGGTGGCCCTGGCCGGGGCGTGGGCGCTGGGGCGGGCTGCGAGCACGGTGCTCAAGGCCGTGGTGGACCGACCCCGGCCGACCCTGCTGCTCGACGACGTGGCCCGGCGCCAGGCCCAGCCGTTCGACCAGGCCTTCCCGTCGGCCCACACCACGATCGCCGTCGCCCTGGCCGTGGTGGTGGGCGGGGCCCTCCCCCGGTGGCGGGTGCCCGTCGTGGTCCTCGCCGTCGCCGTCGCCGCGGCCCGCATGTACGTGGGTGTCCACCTGCCGCTCGACCTCGTCGGCGGGGCGGCGCTGGGCCTCCTCGCCGGGATCGGCGTGGCCGCGGCCCTCGACCGCTGGTGGCCCGTGCCGCCCTCGGACCCGACGCCGGGCGACCACGACGCCCGGGAGGCGGGGTCCGAGCCGGGCTAG
- a CDS encoding glycerophosphodiester phosphodiesterase, with the protein MTAGPSTEVIAHRTCPLDAPENSREGVAVAAAQGADAVEVDVRLSRDGVPVLSHDPLTLRTTGWPWVVRWTRADRLTRLRLRDAQEALPALTAVLAVLPDRLDLAVDVKDGASMAAAVEAIDGAGLLPRARLWSTHPEAVAVARRAAPGCERAWLHDTRVEAAALGYLRRASEVGATAVSVTDVSLTPEVVRAGHDLGLRVTSWVRTRAVQERVLDCGPDAVVTDWVRDALAHLGRA; encoded by the coding sequence ATGACCGCGGGCCCGTCGACCGAGGTCATCGCCCACCGCACCTGCCCGCTCGACGCCCCCGAGAACAGCCGCGAGGGGGTGGCGGTGGCCGCCGCCCAGGGGGCCGACGCCGTCGAGGTCGACGTCCGCCTCAGCCGCGACGGCGTCCCCGTGCTGTCCCACGACCCGCTCACCCTGCGCACGACCGGGTGGCCGTGGGTGGTGCGCTGGACCCGGGCGGACCGCCTCACCCGCCTCCGACTGCGCGACGCCCAGGAGGCCCTGCCCGCGCTCACCGCCGTGCTCGCGGTGCTGCCCGACCGCCTCGACCTCGCCGTCGACGTCAAGGACGGCGCGTCCATGGCCGCCGCCGTCGAGGCCATCGACGGCGCCGGCCTGCTCCCGCGGGCCCGGCTCTGGAGCACCCACCCGGAGGCCGTCGCCGTCGCCCGCCGGGCCGCTCCCGGGTGCGAGCGGGCCTGGCTCCACGACACCCGGGTCGAGGCCGCCGCCCTCGGCTACCTGCGCCGGGCGTCGGAGGTCGGCGCCACCGCGGTCAGCGTCACCGACGTCTCGCTCACCCCCGAGGTCGTCCGCGCCGGCCACGACCTGGGGCTGCGGGTGACCAGCTGGGTGCGCACCCGCGCCGTGCAGGAGCGGGTCCTCGACTGCGGCCCGGACGCGGTGGTGACCGACTGGGTGCGCGACGCCCTGGCCCACCTGGGCCGGGCCTGA
- a CDS encoding TetR/AcrR family transcriptional regulator codes for MTPSARTRARRGEGDRLRDEILAAASDLLVETASEDAVSIRAVAQRVGVTPPSIYRHFADKDRLLLEVCHRSFDRFAAALDASATDEDVVARMASLGRAYVHYAIDHPEHYRIMFMARYDLSAQEYAEEMVSDETSFGLLLRTTEELIATGRVRPDLAERGPLHLGILFWSTVHGLASLLVAKPGLPWPDRDLLVTDLVGAVIRGLLVEIPG; via the coding sequence GTGACCCCGTCGGCCCGGACCCGCGCCCGCCGGGGCGAGGGCGACCGGCTGCGGGACGAGATCCTGGCTGCGGCCTCGGACCTGCTGGTGGAGACCGCGTCGGAGGACGCGGTCTCGATCCGCGCCGTCGCCCAGCGGGTGGGCGTGACGCCCCCGTCGATCTACCGGCACTTCGCCGACAAGGACCGGCTCCTGCTGGAGGTCTGCCACCGGAGCTTCGACCGCTTCGCCGCCGCCCTCGACGCCTCCGCGACCGACGAGGACGTCGTGGCGCGCATGGCCTCCCTGGGGCGGGCGTACGTGCACTACGCCATCGACCACCCCGAGCACTACCGGATCATGTTCATGGCCCGCTACGACCTGTCGGCCCAGGAGTACGCAGAGGAGATGGTGAGCGACGAGACGTCGTTCGGCCTCCTGCTGCGCACGACCGAGGAGCTCATCGCCACCGGGCGGGTGCGACCGGACCTGGCCGAGCGCGGGCCGCTGCACCTCGGCATCCTCTTCTGGTCCACCGTGCACGGCCTGGCCTCGCTGCTGGTGGCCAAGCCCGGCCTCCCGTGGCCCGACCGCGACCTGCTCGTCACCGACCTGGTCGGGGCGGTCATCCGCGGCCTGCTGGTCGAGATCCCGGGCTGA
- a CDS encoding electron transfer flavoprotein subunit alpha/FixB family protein yields MALSKIWVHCEVSEDTIAPITLEVLAKARTLTDQVEAFVGGPGDAVAETLGAHGVKKVHATGDLQGGMQGVHVAAALAAAIEGGEAPDLVMFGSTYDGRDIAARLSVKLDKPVITNNTDVEEDGDSIVVSEPIFGGTEIVKTKFAAGGPALATFRPKSFEAEEAGGGAAEVAELAVPEVGAAGAAKILDRHIEETSGPKLDEAAVVVSGGRGLGESDKFDMIEQLAKLLKGAPGASRAIVDAGWVPYAYQVGQTGKVVKPTVYIAAGISGATQHMVGMKGSKNIVAINKDPEAPIFGVADLGIVGDVHKVLPKLIEALQAR; encoded by the coding sequence ATGGCACTCTCCAAGATCTGGGTCCACTGCGAGGTCTCCGAGGACACGATCGCTCCGATCACCCTCGAGGTCCTGGCCAAGGCCCGCACCCTCACCGACCAGGTCGAGGCGTTCGTCGGCGGTCCCGGCGACGCCGTGGCCGAGACCCTCGGCGCCCACGGCGTCAAGAAGGTCCACGCCACCGGCGACCTCCAGGGCGGCATGCAGGGCGTCCACGTCGCCGCCGCCCTCGCCGCCGCCATCGAGGGCGGCGAGGCCCCGGACCTCGTCATGTTCGGCTCCACCTACGACGGGCGCGACATCGCCGCCCGCCTCTCGGTGAAGCTCGACAAGCCGGTGATCACCAACAACACCGACGTCGAGGAGGACGGCGACAGCATCGTCGTCTCCGAGCCGATCTTCGGTGGCACCGAGATCGTCAAGACCAAGTTCGCGGCCGGTGGCCCGGCCCTGGCCACCTTCCGGCCCAAGTCCTTCGAGGCCGAGGAGGCCGGTGGCGGCGCCGCCGAGGTGGCCGAGCTGGCCGTGCCCGAGGTGGGTGCCGCCGGTGCGGCCAAGATCCTCGACCGCCACATCGAGGAGACCTCGGGTCCCAAGCTCGACGAGGCGGCCGTGGTCGTCTCGGGCGGGCGCGGGCTCGGGGAGTCCGACAAGTTCGACATGATCGAGCAGCTGGCCAAGCTCCTGAAGGGGGCGCCGGGCGCCTCCCGGGCCATCGTCGACGCCGGCTGGGTGCCCTACGCCTACCAGGTGGGCCAGACCGGCAAGGTCGTGAAGCCCACCGTCTACATCGCGGCCGGCATCTCCGGTGCCACCCAGCACATGGTGGGCATGAAGGGCTCGAAGAACATCGTGGCCATCAACAAGGACCCGGAGGCCCCCATCTTCGGGGTCGCCGACCTGGGCATCGTGGGCGACGTCCACAAGGTGCTGCCCAAGCTCATCGAGGCCCTGCAGGCCCGCTGA
- a CDS encoding BTAD domain-containing putative transcriptional regulator, with protein MSVLVGEAEVDLGGAQRRAVLAQLALTPARVVTSPTLVAGLWGDDPPDTARKAVQVQVSRLRAGLPHGTIATHGDGYLLDVDPLRTDLGRFEDLVARAEARRRDGEVEAAAALLRSALGLWRGPALADVAEAPFAVAASARLEGARWHALTSRIGDDLALGRHAAVVPELEALVHEHPLREELWAQLMVALYRTGRQADALRAFHRARTVLADELGLAPGPALCDLEAAILAHDLPEVGAPGLGAGVVPTGGPVDLRPPDTLVGRDADLATLLGALDAAGRGVGPGLVAVRGEEGLGKSSLIATFAARARGRALVVAGRCREHVAVPFGPWVEVLDQLGATEALDALAGRPDDDTSAEWRRTRFFTAVVDCLRAAGRDVPLVVVLDDLHWSDDGTVALLLHALDELARDPVLVVGAWRDREVGVGHPVVRALQSAARRGAPSLELGPLTRADIADLVAALPGLDDPADGSLDVAGHVLDVTSGVPLFVADVLAHMDPGALERGGEDLAPQLPETARTIVDRRLSEAGPSALPVAHVAAVLSDPIAPDVVADLLPDAGLADVLHALDRLTAAGLLQDGHAGPVFAHGAFRTAVVDDIPSGRRQVLHAAVFRRLGEAGTPPAVLAHHAESAGRLVADHEAAAALRRAGADAAERGAFVDAAAFYGRAVDRTPAGERSAAQVAHADALWRAGDLATAKAVAVAVADAAAREPSAAAEHTWTDAVVLHGTIGAGYGPDDDSVRLVEDALAGVRDPVARARLHVARAYHHAAWGSPASVAHDALRRAQDALPDPCPPDLSADLGFAEGLALLDSPDLDVRRAHAEDLIDRGRSLDQWRTVGRGLRLRGMVQLSAGEVDGLDATVDALIDVAERTGSWMYESDAWRWRAARALAGHDLAGLEAAIGELERLAASPLAGWVMVGTQKVLLQRARGDLEGTLAMVDGLRASLPDTSPWQTDRRLADLYRLDLLAAMGRTDDVAAELRALQPHEELDLCSCRRYPAELALTARAVAVAGRPDEAAALAPRLAPFAGQHVVLGWGEGIIDTFDACHSALRARAAPGAVPAPDVQGERAT; from the coding sequence GTGTCGGTCCTGGTCGGCGAGGCCGAGGTCGACCTGGGGGGTGCCCAGCGTCGGGCCGTCCTGGCCCAGCTGGCCCTCACCCCGGCGCGGGTGGTCACCTCCCCGACCCTGGTGGCGGGCCTCTGGGGCGACGACCCGCCCGACACGGCGAGGAAGGCGGTCCAGGTCCAGGTCTCCCGGCTGCGCGCCGGGCTGCCCCACGGGACCATCGCCACCCACGGCGACGGCTACCTGCTCGACGTCGACCCCCTCCGGACCGACCTCGGGCGCTTCGAGGACCTGGTGGCCCGGGCCGAGGCCCGGCGTCGGGACGGGGAGGTGGAGGCCGCCGCGGCGCTCCTGCGGTCCGCCCTCGGCCTCTGGCGGGGCCCGGCCCTGGCCGACGTGGCCGAGGCGCCCTTCGCCGTCGCCGCCTCGGCCCGCCTGGAGGGCGCCCGCTGGCACGCCCTCACCAGCCGCATCGGTGACGACCTCGCCCTGGGCCGCCACGCCGCGGTGGTCCCGGAGCTGGAGGCGCTCGTCCACGAGCACCCGCTCCGGGAGGAGCTCTGGGCCCAGCTCATGGTCGCCCTGTACCGCACGGGCCGCCAGGCCGACGCCCTGCGCGCCTTCCACCGGGCGCGCACCGTGCTGGCCGACGAGCTGGGGCTGGCACCGGGGCCCGCGCTCTGCGACCTCGAGGCCGCGATCCTGGCCCACGACCTGCCGGAGGTCGGGGCGCCGGGCCTCGGCGCAGGGGTGGTGCCGACCGGTGGCCCCGTCGACCTCCGTCCCCCCGACACGCTGGTGGGTCGCGACGCCGACCTCGCCACCCTGCTCGGCGCCCTCGACGCGGCCGGGAGGGGCGTCGGGCCCGGGCTGGTGGCCGTGCGCGGCGAGGAGGGCCTCGGGAAGTCGTCGCTGATCGCCACGTTCGCGGCCCGGGCCCGAGGGCGCGCGCTCGTCGTCGCCGGACGGTGCCGGGAGCACGTGGCGGTGCCGTTCGGGCCCTGGGTCGAGGTCCTCGACCAGCTCGGCGCCACGGAGGCGCTGGACGCCCTGGCCGGCCGCCCCGACGACGACACCTCGGCCGAGTGGCGGCGCACCCGCTTCTTCACCGCCGTCGTCGACTGCCTCCGCGCCGCAGGGCGCGACGTGCCGCTGGTCGTCGTCCTCGACGACCTCCACTGGTCCGACGACGGCACGGTCGCCCTGCTCCTCCACGCCCTCGACGAGCTGGCCCGGGACCCGGTCCTGGTGGTCGGGGCCTGGCGCGACCGCGAGGTCGGCGTCGGCCACCCGGTCGTGCGGGCCCTCCAGAGCGCGGCGCGCCGGGGCGCCCCCAGCCTCGAGCTGGGCCCGCTGACCCGGGCCGACATCGCCGACCTGGTCGCCGCCCTCCCCGGCCTCGACGACCCCGCCGACGGGTCCCTCGACGTGGCCGGCCACGTCCTCGACGTCACCAGCGGGGTCCCGCTGTTCGTGGCCGACGTGCTGGCCCACATGGATCCGGGCGCGCTGGAGCGCGGCGGGGAGGACCTGGCGCCCCAGCTGCCGGAGACGGCCCGGACCATCGTCGACCGGCGCCTGAGCGAGGCCGGGCCCTCGGCCCTGCCCGTGGCCCACGTGGCCGCGGTGCTCTCCGACCCGATCGCCCCCGACGTGGTCGCCGACCTCCTGCCCGACGCCGGGCTGGCCGACGTGCTCCACGCCCTCGACCGCCTGACGGCGGCCGGCCTCCTCCAGGACGGCCACGCCGGCCCCGTCTTCGCCCACGGCGCCTTCCGGACCGCGGTCGTCGACGACATCCCCTCGGGACGGCGCCAGGTGCTCCACGCCGCCGTCTTCCGGCGGCTGGGGGAGGCCGGGACCCCGCCGGCGGTGCTCGCCCACCACGCCGAGAGCGCCGGCCGCCTGGTGGCCGACCACGAGGCCGCCGCGGCCCTGCGACGGGCGGGCGCCGACGCGGCCGAGCGGGGCGCGTTCGTCGACGCCGCCGCGTTCTACGGGCGGGCCGTCGACCGGACGCCCGCCGGCGAGCGGAGCGCGGCCCAGGTGGCCCACGCCGACGCCCTGTGGCGGGCCGGGGACCTGGCCACGGCCAAGGCCGTCGCCGTCGCCGTGGCCGACGCCGCCGCCCGTGAGCCCTCCGCGGCCGCCGAGCACACCTGGACCGACGCCGTGGTCCTCCACGGCACCATCGGCGCGGGCTACGGCCCCGACGACGACTCGGTCCGCCTCGTGGAGGACGCCCTGGCCGGCGTGCGCGACCCCGTCGCCCGGGCCCGGCTCCACGTGGCCCGGGCCTACCACCACGCCGCCTGGGGCTCGCCGGCGTCGGTCGCCCACGATGCCCTCCGCCGGGCCCAGGACGCCCTCCCCGACCCGTGCCCCCCCGACCTGTCCGCCGACCTGGGCTTCGCCGAGGGCCTGGCCCTGCTGGACTCGCCCGACCTCGACGTCCGGCGGGCCCACGCCGAGGACCTGATCGACCGGGGCCGCTCCCTCGACCAGTGGCGGACGGTGGGCCGGGGCCTTCGCCTGCGGGGCATGGTGCAGCTCTCGGCGGGGGAGGTCGACGGGCTCGACGCCACCGTGGACGCCCTCATCGACGTGGCCGAGCGGACCGGGTCCTGGATGTACGAGTCCGACGCCTGGCGGTGGCGGGCCGCCCGGGCCCTGGCGGGCCACGACCTCGCCGGTCTCGAGGCCGCCATCGGGGAGCTGGAGCGGCTGGCGGCCAGCCCCCTGGCGGGCTGGGTGATGGTGGGCACCCAGAAGGTGCTGCTCCAGCGGGCGCGGGGTGACCTCGAGGGCACGCTCGCCATGGTCGACGGCCTGCGGGCCTCGCTCCCCGACACCTCGCCCTGGCAGACCGATCGTCGACTGGCCGACCTGTACCGCCTCGACCTGCTGGCGGCCATGGGCCGGACCGACGACGTGGCCGCCGAGCTCCGCGCCCTCCAACCCCACGAGGAGCTCGACCTCTGCTCCTGCCGGCGCTACCCCGCCGAGCTGGCCCTCACCGCCCGCGCCGTCGCCGTGGCCGGTCGACCCGACGAGGCCGCCGCCCTGGCCCCCCGTCTGGCGCCGTTCGCCGGCCAGCACGTCGTGCTGGGGTGGGGCGAGGGGATCATCGACACCTTCGACGCCTGCCACTCGGCCCTCCGCGCCCGCGCCGCGCCCGGTGCCGTCCCGGCCCCGGACGTGCAGGGGGAGCGGGCGACGTGA
- a CDS encoding electron transfer flavoprotein subunit beta/FixA family protein, giving the protein MNVVVCVKQIPDPADPGALNPDHTLKRDGKLILDESDTYGVEMALQLVDKAGEGEVTLVSMAPNGEVSGLRQALAMGAAKAILVSDDAIAGAGALDTAKVLAAAIGKAEGYDLVLAATESSDGYTGTVPEQVAALLDLPSVTFAKEVDIADGTVKVRRQTEEGYDVCESPLPALVSVTAGVVEPRYPSFKGIMAAKSKPLDTLTISDLGIDGDAVGWSGAGQEIVDVSPAPEREAGEVIEDDGEAHAKIVEFLDGLKVL; this is encoded by the coding sequence ATGAACGTGGTCGTCTGTGTCAAGCAGATCCCGGACCCCGCTGATCCCGGAGCCCTCAACCCGGATCACACCCTGAAGCGGGACGGGAAGCTCATCCTCGACGAGTCTGATACCTACGGCGTTGAGATGGCGCTGCAGCTCGTCGACAAGGCCGGGGAGGGCGAGGTCACCCTCGTCTCCATGGCCCCGAACGGCGAGGTCAGCGGCCTGCGCCAGGCCCTGGCCATGGGGGCGGCCAAGGCCATCCTCGTGAGCGACGACGCCATCGCCGGCGCCGGCGCCCTCGACACCGCCAAGGTGCTGGCCGCCGCCATCGGCAAGGCCGAGGGCTACGACCTGGTCCTCGCGGCCACCGAGTCGTCCGACGGCTACACCGGCACCGTGCCCGAGCAGGTCGCGGCGCTCCTCGACCTGCCGTCGGTCACCTTCGCCAAGGAGGTCGACATCGCCGACGGGACCGTCAAGGTCCGGCGCCAGACCGAGGAGGGCTACGACGTGTGCGAGTCCCCGCTCCCCGCCCTGGTCTCGGTGACCGCCGGCGTGGTCGAGCCCCGCTACCCCTCCTTCAAGGGCATCATGGCGGCCAAGTCCAAGCCTCTCGACACCCTGACCATCTCGGACCTCGGCATCGACGGCGACGCCGTCGGCTGGTCCGGCGCCGGCCAGGAGATCGTCGACGTGTCCCCCGCCCCCGAGCGCGAGGCCGGCGAGGTCATCGAGGACGACGGCGAGGCCCACGCGAAGATCGTCGAGTTCCTCGACGGTCTGAAGGTCCTCTGA
- a CDS encoding alpha/beta fold hydrolase, which translates to MTVLAPPVDPTPAARLDALVGVPLTHRHLDRWWGRQHVVEAGPPDAPPLVLLHGWPQHWFAWRHVIRALAHEARVVVPDTRAFGWSRCHLDPRARRAVTTPSLAADVVDLLDDLGLASAHLAGHDWGGWFAFHVALHHPARVRSLTAAAIMPPWLSAAGVVRRAAGLGYLLPMGLLGDRAARDPRIVSWLLRISTGDDDVWATDDGRTARAHYTDRLRTPEAQEVTRLLYRRMVAVELRQACGPRPDRLAMPARLVLGGREPIAHRDVFWSRTHPGEVELVDAPGAGHWVLDEDPGAVVGALQAALRG; encoded by the coding sequence GTGACGGTGCTGGCGCCCCCCGTCGACCCCACCCCTGCGGCGCGCCTCGACGCCCTCGTGGGCGTGCCCCTCACCCATCGCCACCTGGACCGCTGGTGGGGCCGCCAGCACGTCGTGGAGGCGGGCCCGCCCGACGCCCCGCCCCTGGTGCTGCTGCACGGGTGGCCCCAGCACTGGTTCGCCTGGCGCCACGTCATCAGGGCCCTGGCCCACGAGGCCCGGGTCGTGGTCCCCGACACCCGGGCCTTCGGGTGGAGCCGCTGCCACCTCGACCCGCGGGCCCGGCGGGCCGTCACCACCCCGAGCCTGGCGGCCGACGTGGTCGACCTCCTCGACGACCTCGGGCTCGCCTCGGCCCACCTCGCCGGCCACGACTGGGGTGGGTGGTTCGCGTTCCACGTCGCGCTCCACCACCCGGCCCGCGTCCGCTCGCTCACCGCCGCTGCGATCATGCCGCCGTGGCTGTCGGCCGCCGGTGTCGTGCGACGGGCGGCGGGCCTCGGCTACCTGCTGCCCATGGGCCTGCTCGGGGACCGGGCCGCGCGCGACCCCCGCATCGTGTCCTGGCTGCTGCGGATCAGCACGGGTGACGACGACGTGTGGGCGACCGACGACGGTCGCACCGCTCGGGCCCACTACACCGACCGCCTCCGCACGCCCGAGGCGCAGGAGGTGACCCGCCTGCTGTACCGACGGATGGTGGCCGTCGAGCTGCGACAGGCGTGCGGCCCCCGCCCCGACCGGCTGGCGATGCCGGCCCGCCTGGTGCTGGGCGGGCGGGAGCCCATCGCCCACCGGGACGTCTTCTGGTCGCGCACCCACCCGGGCGAGGTCGAGCTCGTCGACGCCCCCGGCGCCGGCCACTGGGTGCTCGACGAGGACCCCGGAGCGGTGGTGGGGGCGCTGCAGGCCGCGCTGCGCGGCTAG